The genomic interval GCGGTCACGTCGCCATCCCCGGGGATGTCTCTTCGCAGTACATCACCGCCCTGCTGATGGCCGGTGCCGTCACCGACGAGGGCATCGACATCGAACTGACGACCGGGCTGAAATCCTCGCCGTACGTCGACATCACGCTGGAGGTTCTGGAGGCGTACGGCGTCGACGCCGAGGAGACGGCCGACGGGTACAGCGTCGCGGGCGGCCAGACCTACGCCCCCGCGGGCGGCGAGTACCACGTCCCCGGGGACTTCTCCTCGATCAGCTACCTCCTGGCGATGGGTGCGCTGGCGGCCGCGGACGAACTGGTCGTCACCTCGGCGGTCCCCAGCGCGCAGGGCGACACGGCCATCGTCGACATCCTCGACCGGATGGGCGCCGACCTCGACTGGGACCGCGAGGCCGGCGAGATCGCGGTCCGGAAGAGCGACCTCACGGGGATCGAAGTGGGCGTCGAGGACACGCCGGACCTGCTGCCGACGATCGCCACGCTCGGCGCGGCCGCCGACGGCGTCACGCGGATCACCGACGCCGAACACGTCCGCTACAAGGAGACCGACCGCGTGAGCGCGATGGCCGAGGAACTCACCAAGATGGGCGCCGCCGTCGAGGAGCGCGAGGACGAACTGCTCGTCTACGGCGAGGACACCGACCTGCACGGTGCGACCGTCGACGGCCGGGCCGACCACCGGATCATCATGTCCCTGGCCGTCGCCGGCCTCGTCGCCGACGGCGAGACCATCGTCACTGGCGCCGAACACGTCGATGTCTCGTTCCCGAACTTCTTCGACCTCCTGGAATCGCTGGGCGGCGCGGTCGAGCGCTGAGCCGCGCGGAGCGACGGGAATCGTGTGACAATCTGGCACGAAGCGTTATGTCGTCCGACTGCCTCCTTTTACGTCGGTCCTTCGCCCGGCGTGACTGGCGACTGGCGCCGAGAGCCGGCGTACCGATCGTCCGGCACGTTCGGGCAGGACAGCACGAGGTATCGCAATGGCAACGACGACAACTGATCCCGTCGGGGCGTGGCGGCCACGTCTCGGACGGACCAGACCGAACAGAACGACCGTACTAGCCGCCGGCCGCCGCCTCGCCGGCGAGGACGGGAGGAGACGACCGGCGACAGGAGCGACCTGATGGCGGAGACGGCACGCTCGGAGGCTCCATCCCGGACCGCGACCGCGACAGCCGAGGACCCGCCGCGCATGCACGCAGTCGTCACCGCGGCGTACGGCGGCCCCGAGGTACTCAGATTCGCCGAGGTGGCGCGGCCCGTCCCCGACGACGACGAGGTCCTGATCCGCGTCGTCGCGGCGTCCGTCGGCGCGGGCGACTGGCACCTCATGCGGGGGTCACCGTTCCTCGTCCGCCTCATCTACGGCGGCTACCGCCGGCCGAAGTTCCCGATACTCGGTGTCGATGTCGCGGGGCGAGTCGAGTCGGTCGGACGAACCGTCACCGGGTTCCGCCCCGGCGACGAGGTGGTCGCCGACCTCTCCGAGAGCGGGTTCGGCGGGTTCGCGGAGTACGTCTGTGCGTCGGAGACGGGCGTCGTCTCGAAGCCGTCGACCGTCTCGTTCGAAGCGGCAGCGTCGGCCCCGACCTCGGCCGTCGCCGCGCTCCAGGCGCTCCGCGACGCGGGCGAACTCCGGGCCGGCGAGCACGTCCTGGTCAACGGGGCATCGGGCGGCGTGGGGACGTTCGCGGTACAGATCGCCAAGCACCTCGGCGCCGAAGTCACCGGCGTCTGCAGCACCGCGAAGCTGGAGACGGTCCGGTCGGCCGGCGCCGACCACGTCGTCGACTACACCGAAGAGGACGTTACGACCGCCGGGACCCGGTACGACCTGATCCTCGATACGGCAGGTTCGCACCCGATGCGGGCGTACAGGCGCGTGCTCCGCCCGGACGGTCGGTACGTCATGGTCGGCGGGCCGACGAGTCGGTTCCTGCAAGCGATGGTCCTCGGACCGCTGCTCTCGGCGACTGGCACGCGGACGTTCCGCGGGTTCACCCTCCAGGTCGACCGCGACGACCTCGCGACGGTCATGTCGCTCCTCGAATCCGGCGACATCGTGCCCGTCATCGACAGGCGCTTCCGGCTCCGCAGGGTCCCGGAGGCGATCCGCTACCTCGAAGCCGGTCGCGCGGAAGGGAAAGTCGTGATCGAGGTCGAACGGGCGTCGTAGCAGAACGCCGTCGGCAGGAGCCGGGCCGGTTCGAGCGGCCGTCGCGACTCCCGTTGGTCCCCGAGCGAGTCCACCGTCACGCCTGCATCTACAAGGTTCAAATGCCCCCGCCCCCGAAACGTTCGTAATGAACGGCAACGAGTTCGGTCGTCTCTTCCGCATGACGACCTACGGCGAATCACACGGGGAGGCGATGGGGTGTGTCGTCTCCGGTGTCCCCGCGGGGGTCGAACTCTCGGAGGAGGACATCCAGACCGATCTGGACCGGCGCAAGCCCGGCCAGTCGATGATCACGACCTCGCGCGGCGAGCCGGACAAGGTCGCGATCAACTCCGGCATCCAGGACGGCTACACCACCGGCACGCCCGTCGGCATGGTCATCCAGAACAAGGACGCCCGCTCGGGCAAGTACGAGCCGTTCATCACGGCGCCCCGGCCCTCCCACGGCGACTACACCTACTCGGCGAAGTTCGGGACGCGCAACTGGGGCGGCGGCGGCCGCTCGTCGGCCCGCGAGACGGTCAACTGGGTCGCCGCCGGCGGCGTCGCGAAGCAGGTCCTCGAACAGTCCGACTACGACGTACAGATCAAGGCCCACGTCTGCCAGATCGGCGACGTGGAGGCCGGCCCGGTCACCTTCGAGGACATGCTCGAACACAGCGAGGAGAACGAGGTCCGCTGTGCCGACCCCGAGGCCGCCGAGGAGATGCGCGAGCTGGCCGACCGGCACCAGAAAGAGGGCGACTCGATCGGCGGAGCCATCTACTTCGAGTGTCGCGGCGTCCCGCCGGGACTGGGCGCCCCGCGGTTCGACAGCTTCCCTTCCCGGCTCGCCCAGGCGATGTACTCCATCCCCGCTGTCAACGACTTCGAGTACGGTATCGGCCGCGAGGCCCGCACGACGAGCGGCAGCGACTACAACGAGGACTGGGAGTTCGACGCCGAAGACAATCCCGTGCCGGAGGGCAACGACCACGGCGGCATCCAGGGCGGGATCACCACCGGCCAACCCATCTACGGCGAGGTGACCTGGCACCCGCCGGTCTCGATCCCGAAGACCCAGACCACCGTCGACTGGGAGACCGGCGAGGAGAAGGAGATCACCGTCACGGGCCGCCACGACCCCGTCCTGCCGCCGCGTGCGGTCCCCGTCGTCGAGGCGATGCTGTCCTGTACGGTACTGGACTTCATGCTACTCGGTGGCCGCATCAACCCCGACCGACTCGACGGCCAGCCGGGCCAGTACGATACCGACTACCACCCGTCCAGCCCACAGAACGACCCCGACGACGCAGACACCCACGCGACCACCGTCGACGAGGACTGACATGGACGCCAACCAGGACGAAGCGTCGAACCCCTTCGGGATGGACGAGGACTGTCAGAACTGCGACGCGCTCTGTGCGACCCGTGAAACCGTCGTCCACGGCTACGGCGACGTGAGCGCGGAGTTTCTCGTCCTCGGCGACTCGCCCAGCGCCGCGGCCGACGACTCCGGCGTCCCCTTTACCGGCGAGCACGAACGCGGCCTGCTCGACATCCTCGCGGCCGTCGACATGTGCGAGGATCCGGACGCCGCCGAGCCGACGCTCGACAACGCCTTCCTGACCTACGTCACGCGGTGTCGCCACCCCGACCGGACGGCCACCGACGAGGAGGTCATGAACTGCGAGCCGTACCTCAACAGCGAGGTGCGGATGATCAACCCCGAGCTCCTGCTGCCCGTCGGTCAGGCGGCCCTCGAAGCGCTGGCCTTCGAGTACACCACGATGAGCGCGGACGAACTCGACGTGGTCGACCAGCACGCCACGACCATCCGCGGCCGGGGCTTCGAACTGCTCCCGATGGTGCCACCGGCCGAACAGAGCGACGAACAGCGGACCGCCGTTCTCGACGCGCTCGGCGACATCCTGGGTCGTGACTACCGCCAGACGAAGGGACGACGAGGCAGATAACCGGCCTCAGCCCAGCGCGGTCGGTTCGGCCAGCGTCCCGTAGTCGGCGGCCGTCTGCAGCCGTTCGCGGCCGTCGTGGCGGAACTGTGCCGCGAGAAGCTCCGCTGACTGTTCACTGGCGAACGTCGCTCCGCTGAGCCACTCCATCGCCTGCCAGAGACAGGTCGCCTTCTGCCGGGCCAGTTCACACGGCTCGGTGATCCCGTCCGTCTCGGCGCGACCGACCGCGGTCGTGAAGTGGCCGACTGCGGTCTGAAACTGGTCGGCCGC from Haloarcula pelagica carries:
- the aroA gene encoding 3-phosphoshikimate 1-carboxyvinyltransferase, with amino-acid sequence MDVTIAESTVHGTAQAPPSKSYTHRAILAAGYADGAVVTDPLVSADTRATMRAVTAYGGDTDLSADERTLTVEGFDGRPETPNNVIDCANSGTTTRLVTATAALQDDLTVLTGDDSLRSRPQGALLDAIEQLGGRAESTRRNDQAPLVVGDGIAGGHVAIPGDVSSQYITALLMAGAVTDEGIDIELTTGLKSSPYVDITLEVLEAYGVDAEETADGYSVAGGQTYAPAGGEYHVPGDFSSISYLLAMGALAAADELVVTSAVPSAQGDTAIVDILDRMGADLDWDREAGEIAVRKSDLTGIEVGVEDTPDLLPTIATLGAAADGVTRITDAEHVRYKETDRVSAMAEELTKMGAAVEEREDELLVYGEDTDLHGATVDGRADHRIIMSLAVAGLVADGETIVTGAEHVDVSFPNFFDLLESLGGAVER
- a CDS encoding NAD(P)-dependent alcohol dehydrogenase — encoded protein: MAETARSEAPSRTATATAEDPPRMHAVVTAAYGGPEVLRFAEVARPVPDDDEVLIRVVAASVGAGDWHLMRGSPFLVRLIYGGYRRPKFPILGVDVAGRVESVGRTVTGFRPGDEVVADLSESGFGGFAEYVCASETGVVSKPSTVSFEAAASAPTSAVAALQALRDAGELRAGEHVLVNGASGGVGTFAVQIAKHLGAEVTGVCSTAKLETVRSAGADHVVDYTEEDVTTAGTRYDLILDTAGSHPMRAYRRVLRPDGRYVMVGGPTSRFLQAMVLGPLLSATGTRTFRGFTLQVDRDDLATVMSLLESGDIVPVIDRRFRLRRVPEAIRYLEAGRAEGKVVIEVERAS
- the aroC gene encoding chorismate synthase is translated as MNGNEFGRLFRMTTYGESHGEAMGCVVSGVPAGVELSEEDIQTDLDRRKPGQSMITTSRGEPDKVAINSGIQDGYTTGTPVGMVIQNKDARSGKYEPFITAPRPSHGDYTYSAKFGTRNWGGGGRSSARETVNWVAAGGVAKQVLEQSDYDVQIKAHVCQIGDVEAGPVTFEDMLEHSEENEVRCADPEAAEEMRELADRHQKEGDSIGGAIYFECRGVPPGLGAPRFDSFPSRLAQAMYSIPAVNDFEYGIGREARTTSGSDYNEDWEFDAEDNPVPEGNDHGGIQGGITTGQPIYGEVTWHPPVSIPKTQTTVDWETGEEKEITVTGRHDPVLPPRAVPVVEAMLSCTVLDFMLLGGRINPDRLDGQPGQYDTDYHPSSPQNDPDDADTHATTVDED
- a CDS encoding uracil-DNA glycosylase produces the protein MDANQDEASNPFGMDEDCQNCDALCATRETVVHGYGDVSAEFLVLGDSPSAAADDSGVPFTGEHERGLLDILAAVDMCEDPDAAEPTLDNAFLTYVTRCRHPDRTATDEEVMNCEPYLNSEVRMINPELLLPVGQAALEALAFEYTTMSADELDVVDQHATTIRGRGFELLPMVPPAEQSDEQRTAVLDALGDILGRDYRQTKGRRGR